The Spongiibacter tropicus DSM 19543 sequence TGGTCTGATGAACACCGACACCATAACGGTGCGGCCCAATATTACTCTGGACGTTGCCCTGCGCTACCTGCGCCGTCACGAAGAGCTGCCGGAGATGACCGACAGCCTGATTGTGGTCAACCGCAACGACCAGTTCATCGGCATTTTGTCACTGCGAAAACTGTTGGTCTCCGATCCCAGCGTGACCGTTCGGGAAATCATGGACACCGAGGTCGAGCCAATTGTCGCCTCCATGCCCGCACGGGAAGTCGCCAATCTGTTCGAACGCCGGGACTGGGTCAGCGCCCCCGTCGTCGACGAAAACCATTACCTGCTGGGCCGAATCACCATCGATGACGTGGTCGATGTTATCCGAGAGGAGTCCGACCACTCGCTGATGAGTATGGCCGGTCTGGACGAGGATGAGGATACCTTCGCCTCGGTAATGAGCACGGCCCCCCGACGGGCCATCTGGCTGGGTATCAACCTGCTCACGGCCTTTATCGCCTCCGGTGTGATCAATCTGTTTGAAGGCACAATTGAAAAAGTCGTTGCCTTGGCCGTACTGATGCCCATTGTCGCCAGCATGGGTGGCGTCGCAGGCACCCAGACACTGACGGTCGTTATCCGCGGTATGGCACTGGGGCATATCAGCCGCAACAACAGTCGCTGGCTGATTAATCGTGAAGTTCTGGTGGGCTTGATCAATGGCCTGATATGGGCGGTAATCGTCGCGGTGGCAGCAAGTCTGTGGTTCAACGACCCCCTGATCGGCGCGATTATCGCCGCGGCCATGGTCATCAATCTGATTACCGCATCACTGGCCGGCGCCGTGTTGCCGCTGCTGATGAAAACCCTGAAAATTGATCCGGCGTTGGCAGGCGGGGTAGTACTAACCACCGTTACCGACGTCGTCGGCTTTATGTCCTTCCTTGGCCTAGCCACCTACTTTTACGCCTGACAGGCCCAAAACCTCAAGAGTATCACCGTGACTGATTTCGACGAGCAGATGATCCCCAGCAAAACCGCACGCAAGCGCGAAATGGATGCCCTGCAAGCGGTGGGAAAGCGTCTGGTTGAACTGGGCGATGCCGATCTGGCCCGTATCCCCATTAATGATGAAGATCTGACGGAGGCAATCGCCACCGCGAAGCGCATCAAGAGCCGCGAGGGCTTGCGGCGCCAGATGCAATATATCGGCAAGCTGATGCGCCAGGTAGACACCACCGCCATTGAGGCCGCTCTGCAGGAACTAGATTTGGGGCAGAAAGCACTGGCCCGCCGTTTCCACGAGCTGGAAGGCCTCCGAGACGATATGCTCAGCAGCGAGCTCCAAGCGGGCGTTGAACTGGCTATGCAGCGTTTTGCCGACGCTGATCGTCAGCGCCTGCGGCAGCTTCTGGTGCAGGCGGCAAAGGAACGCAGTAACAGTAAGCCCCCTGCGGCGGCGCGCAAACTGTTCCGTTATCTTCGCGAACTTCAGGAATTGGCGAACGAAGACGCCGCCAGCTAATTCAAAAGCGCCGGTGCTGCATCACCGGCATACGCTGCCTGAGCGCCTGCTGCTCCGCCAGATCAATATCAGCAAGCGCCACACCCTCGCCAAACCCCATCTCGCTCAGCACGGTTCCCCAACTATCGATAATGCAGGAACCCCCAGACGTCTGCCTGCGTCGACTGTGAATCCCCCCCTGATTGGCCGCTACCACCGCAATCTGGTTTTCGATTGCCCGGGCACGCAGCAGTGGCAGCCAGTGCGCCAGCCCGGTACGACGGGTAAACGCAGCGGGGACCAGCAACACATCCATCCCCGGGTCCATCATCTGCCGAAACAGTTCGGGGAAACGTAAGTCATAGCATACCGCCACGCCGATTCGGCCAAAGGGACTGTCGAAGACACAGGGCTGATCACCCGGCGCATAGCTGTCCGACTCCCGGTATTGCTGCTGCGCGTCACCGACATCGGCGTCAAAGAGATGAATTTTGTGATACTCGGCCCGGCATACACCGTCGGAGTCATACGCCAGCGAAGCGGCATAGCTGCGGCCATCGTCGGCAGGCAGTGGCAGAGTCCCGCCGAGCAACCAAAGTTTGAGGGACGCGGCCTGATCCGCAAGAAAATGACGCAACTGTGATGCTTGCTGCTCGTGCTGCGCCAATGCCTGAATAGACTCGGTAGGCGCCATCAACGCAAAATTTTCCGGCAACACTGCCAGCTCGGCACCCTGCTCGGCCGCCTGCTTCAGCAGCCTTGCAGCCGTTTCAAGATTCTCATCCAGCGACCGACCGGACACCATTTGAATCGCAGCAAAACGGTTCGTCATACGCTATTTACTCGCCTCTTTCACGCTCTTCGGACCAGACTCGGAAGCATCGAAGATTCTCTCAAAGGACAATTCCGGTTTTTGCACCGTCCCGCCAATGTCGTACACCGCGCTGGAAAAACTGTCGACCTGCTCTTCAAACACCTTGGTAACCACAAACGCCCCTGCAGCCGCCGGCAGCCCACCGACCAATGCGGCCACCCAGGGTAAATTGCTGCCGACCGGCAGCGTCGCCACCAGACGCATATCCAGTGCTTCATTCAGTAAATTGATGTTGCCACTCATCTGGAAGCGACTCGAGGGCCCGCTGACATCCATCGGTTCAGTCAGGTACAGACGCTGGTTCGCAAACCCCAGCTCGCCCTTCATCTCGTCGAAATGGATGCCCTTGCTGAACACATCCCTGAAATCGAACTTCAGGCGCCGCACAATATTTGCCATGTTGAATATACTCAGCGCCCGCAGAGTCCCGCTGGCGGCATCAGAGCTTTTAAGAAAACGCCCATTTTTCAGCAGGAACCGCAATCGTCCCTGACTTTCACTCATTTGCCAGGCATCGGGCGCACCCGGCCAGCTCAAATTGAGATCGAAGCTTCCGGAAGTTGTCTCAAGCGCTTTGTCATAATCCAGGCGTTTAAGCACCTCACCCAAATCGCGCACCGCAAATTTGCCACGTAATTGAGAGCGGTGCTCCCCGCTGTCGTCCACCCACCAGTGGAGCTGGCTTTCCCTCTTGGCATCCCCCAGATCCACACCGAGCAACTGGCCGCGCAGCGACATGAAGTGCGCACCGCGTGCGTCTGGGCGCAAATCGAAACCGACTCGCCCGTAATCTTTCCCACCCAGACTGAGCTGCTCGATATCCACATCCAATATCGGCAAGCTGCGCGGATCCACTGACGCCAGACCGCTTTCTCCAGCGACCTGTTCTGTCGACAGTGCGGGCAGCGCCAGACGCTCGAACATCAGCACATAGGGCTCAGCTTCCGTCATCGGCACTTCGATATTACCGGCAAGTTCGCGACTATCTACCCGCAATGTCCACACCGACTCATCGCTGCGTGCACTGATCACGGCATCGTGCAACATCTGTCCAAGGGCATCCAATTCGCCCACCTGCAGACGATCAACGATCACCGGTAAGGATTCCCCGCTACCCGTGTTGTGCTGCTTTTGATTCTGCAACTCCAGAAAGCGCGTTAGCGCAAGTTGCCACTGGTCCATCGCCGCAAAATCGAGGGTACCAGTCACACTGACGGTATTACCGCGCAGCTCCGCGCTTGCCCCCTTACCCAGCGCAATCGCCACCGCACTCTCGTCGCCGCGCTGCTGGTAATGCAGTTGAAACAGTTCACCCAGGGCAACGGTCAGCGGTGGCGCATCGGAACCCAGTCCCGCATTTACGCGAAGGGGCAACGGCTCGTTAGATGCTTTGTAGAGAGGCTGGGGCAAGCGCACCGAAATGCCTTGCATGTCAGAGCGAATTTCCACCCCGGACTGATCCCCTCCCGCCCTTAACACCATGTCAACACGTGTTCGCCCCTGCAGAAAACCCATGGCAGGCTGGTCAAGCCAACGCTGCACATCTGCGGCATCGATCATGCTGCTGGCATCAATGCGTACCTCGCTTTTTTCCTGACGGATACTTGCCTTCAGCGCTTCTCCGAACAGACGGCCGCGTAATGACGGGCTGCGCAGGCCTTTCTCGGTACTGTAATACAACGGCCCCGTTATCTGGCTCAGCGACAATTTGATATCCGGCAACCACAGCAGCGGAAGATTAATATCGGCCTCTACCTCCACCGCGGGCAGGGCACGACCTTCCAGCGGGAGCTGCACCGACACCTTCGCGCGGCTCTCGCCCTCACCCCGCCAGCCATCAATAACGTTTCCACTCAGTGCGCCAATCGGGCTGTCGCGAAACAGCGCCTGCACCTCGGCAAAGCTGGCCCGCGCTGAGGCACCGACATTCAGTTGAGGAATATCCCGTTCATTGGGGGCAATACTCACTGCAACATCACTCAGCGCAATACCGTTGATGGACATGCCATCACCGCTGCCCCACAACTGGCCATCATCGAGATAAACCGCAGCCCGCGCCGCATTCAACGCGGGCCAGTCAGTTTGGAATTGCAGGCCGAGTTCCGATACGTCCAGAGCCAGCTGTACCGTTCGCAAATCGTGCTCGTCCGAACGCAGCGACCCTCGATAGATAAATTCGGCACGGTCCGCAACGCCCGCTTTCAAGCTGCCATCCAGCCAGGCAAGCAGACCGTCGCTCAGTATATCCGGCGCATAGCGACGAGCCGCCGCCAACGAAAGCTGCGTCCCAGAAACCGCCAGGGTCATTGCCGGCCCCACTTCCGCCCCGGCTTCAAATGGTAGATCGAGACGCAGTAAGGCGCGGAGCGGAGACTCACCATCCTTGGCGACGATCGGGCCGCTGTGCAGCGCCAAGCGCTGATCGGCGATCTTCCACTGCAGCTCCGTTGAAAAATCGGTCAGTTGAAACGGAGCGGGATACAAATCCGGAAAAGACAGTTCCAGCGCATCGCTATCGATCAGCAGTCGACCGCGATCACGTGTCACTTCCAAGTAGCCGCTAAGCCCTGTAACCCCCGGTGCACCGTGCCAAGGGGAAAGACGTAATCCGTGCAACTCGCTGCGCAAGGCGAATTCCGGCTGCTCACCACTCTTGAGATCGACACTGACCCGCTCAAGCTTGCCGCCGGGCTGCAAGGTGTTGAGCAGCTCGGTTAACGAATCCGATAAGGCTCCGCTGTCACGCAGCAGCTCAGCACCGCTGTCCAGGGCCAGCGATGGCAGCGAAAACTGCCAGGTGCTGACGTCGGGGTGTGACATCAAGAGCCCGTCCAGCGACAGCTCCTGCTCTCGCCAATCGGCCGCAAAACGTCTAAATCCCGCCCGCCAGAATCCATTCTGGTGACGACCATTGAAAACCATCTGAACATTCTGGAAGCTCTCATCTGAGCCCCAGAGACTGCCTATCGCCAGATTATCCGCCGACAGTTCGCCGGTGATGCCCATCCGTCGCCCGGCCTCCCACTCCAGCCAGAGCTGCCCATCAACCTTGCTGTGGATGAGCGCCTGATCATTGAAAAGTGGCGCCAGAGCGGAAAAGCGACTGCTGTCCAATGCAATGTAGGCGGTGGCGGAAAAACGGCGGTCACGAGGATCACCCAGCGCTTCGGCCAGCAACTGAATCTCGCCACTATCGTCCGCGCGGAGATTGGCATAGCTGCGGCGGAACTCACCGTCGCTCAGCCAGGAAAAATCCTCACTCTGTATGCGGCTCTGCGAGCCATCCGAGAAATGAAGATACAGATCGAGGTGTTGCATACTGGCGCGACGCACCGCGAGGATTAAATCCAGCAGCGAATCAAAACTGCCCCCGCCCCCGGAAGTGCTGATGCCGGGCAAGTACCAGCGGCCGCCGTCATCTTGACGCAAGTGCAGGGTGAGCGACCCCAGTTTTAACTGCTTGAGACGGGGCGCCGCACCCAGCAAGCTGCCGATCGGATCCAATACCACTCGCGCCTGATCAATGATGATGGCGCCGTTGCCAATATCCAGCTGCGAGACGTTCAGTACCGGTGACAGCCCCGACCAACTTCCCTCCAGCTTTTCTGCGGCCAAGGGAATTCCTGTTAAGCCCTCAAGCTGGACAAAAATATCGCTTTGATAACGGCTGACCAGCCCGATGTACTGCCGCCCAAGGCTGGCGTACAGCGCCAGCAATACCAGTAACAGCAGAGCCACACTCCACAGCACGGCATAGGCGCGACGGATCAGCCCCTGCACGGTTCAGTCAGCCCCACCGCAGTCCAGGGCGGATTGCGACGCAGGCCCCGTCAAAGCAAGATGACATCAAACTGCTCCTGGGTGTACATGGCCTCCACCTGAAATTGGATACTGGCGCCGATAAACTCTTCCAGATCGGCAACACTGGCGGACTCTTCATCCAGCAGACGGTCAACCACCTCTTGAGAAGCCAGCACCAGCAGGCTCTTGCTCTCGTAGGCGCGGGCCTCGCGCAGAATTTCGCGGAACACCTCATAGCAAACGGTTTCCGGCGACTTCAGCGAACCGCGACCGTGGCAGAAACGGCAGGGCTCACATAGTACGTGTTCCAGACTCTCCCGGGTGCGCTTGCGCGTCATCTCGACCAAACCCAGCTCCGATACGCCGGTAATGCTGGTCTTGGCGTAATCCTTCTCCATCGCCCGTTCCAGCGCCCGCAGTACCTGACGACGATGCTCGGGGTCTTTCATATCGATGAAGTCGATAATGATGATGCCGCCAAGATTGCGCAGCCGCAGTTGTCGCGCCAGCGCGGCAGCTGCTTCGAGATTGGTTTTGAAGATGGTTTCTTCGAGGTTGCGGTGCCCGACAAAAGCGCCGGTATTAATATCGATGGTGGTCATCGCCTCGGTCTGATCAATGATCAGGTAGCCACCCGACTTAAGCTCCACCTTGCGACCCAAGGCCCGCTGAATCTCGTCCTCTACACTGTAAAGATCGAAAATGGGCCGCTCGCCAGGATAGTACTCCAGCTTGGCGCGCAGCTCCGGCAGGAAATCCTTGGCAAATTCATCGACGCGCTGAAAACTTTCGCGAGAGTCGATGCGCACTTTTTCCAGCCCCGGCCGCACCAGGTCTCGCATGGTACGCATAAACAGCGGCAGATCTTCGTAGATGATCGATGGCGCGGGGTCACGCTTCATCCGGCGCTGGACCGCCTGCCACAGCCGCTGCAGGAAATCGACGTCGGCGCGCAGCTCATCCTCACCGGCCCCTTCCGCCGCCGTGCGGAGAATATAGCCGTCGGGAGGCAGACTGCCGTCTTCCGTGCCTTCCCGAAGAATGGTTTCCATCAGTTCGCGCAGCCGCTGCCTCTCATCCTCGTCATCAATGCGGTGAGAAACCCCGAGGTGCCCTGCACCCGGCATGTACACCAAATACCGCGAAGATACCGAAAGATGCGTGGTCAGCCGCGCCCCCTTGGTGCCCATGGGATCCTTGGTGACTTGCACCGTCAGTTGCTGTCCTTCGCGGATTTTGCTGCGAATATCAGCATGATCACTGCCATCCTGCGCAAGCGAAGCGATATCGGAGGCGTGAATGAAGCTGGTGCGCTCCAACCCCACATCCACAAACGCCGCTTGCATGCCCGGCAATACACGCACAACTTTGCCCTGGTAGATATTCCCGACAATGCCCTTGGAACGACTGCGTTCGATATACACTTCCTGCAGCACGCCGTTTTCCACAACGGCAACACGGGTTTCCACTGGCGTGACGTTTATCAGAATTTCTTCGCTCATCGCTCTACTCTACCATCATCCCCAGTGTGCGCAGCAGTCCCGCTGTTTCATACAACGGCAGACCCACTACGCCGCTGTAGCTTCCGTCGATGCGCGCCACAAACTGCGCGCCGCGCCCCTGTATGCCATAGCTGCCCGCCTTGTCGTCGGCTTCGCCAGTATCCAGATAAGCCGAAATCCGCCGCTCGCTCAATTCGCCAAACCATACCGCCGTCACCACCTGTTCTGCGAGCAGTTGCCCTGCGCCGCGCAAGGCAACAGAGGTGATAACCTCGTGACGGCGACCGCTTAAACGCCACAGCATCGCACGTGCGTCATCACGATTTTCAGGTTTGCCAAGAATGTCACCGTCCAGCGCAATGGCGGTATCTGCCGCCAGCACAATGGCGCCGTCAGATATCGTGCTTGCGGCAGCTTTTTCCCTTGCCATTCGGGCAACATAGCGACCGGGGGGTTCACCCGACCGCGGTGTTTCATCAATATCAGCCGGACAGACCCGGTAGCTTACCCCGAGCTGATCCAGCAGCTCAGCCCGGCGGGGCGAGGCCGAAGCCAGTATTAAATTCATAGAATCAGTACGCGACGAAGAGCCGTTGCAAAACGCTCATTGTGGGGCGCAAAATCAGCCAGAGCAATGCTGTACTCAATACGGGAAGAAAGACCTGCCAATAGGTGTAGGGCAGGCCGTTAAGGCTCTGCGCCCACTGTTCTACCAGTATGCGGAACAATTCCAGCAGGCCAATTAATGCCGCCTGCTTACGGAGGCTGAACATGCGCAATTGCTGGTAGGAAATTTGGATAATGTAGGCGACGACCGCCAAGGAGAAGGCATTCTGCCCCAGCACCGAGCCCAGCAAGATGTCCTGTACCAGGCCACATAGCCAGCACAGGGCAATACCAATACGCTCGGGCAACACCAGCAACCAGAAGATCAAGACCAGCAACAACCAATCCGGCCGCAGCCAGATAAGGGTTCCGGAGAGAGGGGTCAGACTCAGCAGCATCGCCATCAGCAGGCTCAGTCCGATAAAAATCAGGCGCTGCGGATGCA is a genomic window containing:
- the mgtE gene encoding magnesium transporter; translated protein: MAQPGEKHLTASRLELLNEALGSGAFLQIRRMLNGLPPVDAAHLIESTPQKVRGVLWQLVDSENEGDILQHLSDEVQSQFLRQMDAEEVAAITEGLEADDIADILQQLPDRVIREVLESMDHQDRLRVEHILSYDEDSAGGLMNTDTITVRPNITLDVALRYLRRHEELPEMTDSLIVVNRNDQFIGILSLRKLLVSDPSVTVREIMDTEVEPIVASMPAREVANLFERRDWVSAPVVDENHYLLGRITIDDVVDVIREESDHSLMSMAGLDEDEDTFASVMSTAPRRAIWLGINLLTAFIASGVINLFEGTIEKVVALAVLMPIVASMGGVAGTQTLTVVIRGMALGHISRNNSRWLINREVLVGLINGLIWAVIVAVAASLWFNDPLIGAIIAAAMVINLITASLAGAVLPLLMKTLKIDPALAGGVVLTTVTDVVGFMSFLGLATYFYA
- the yjgA gene encoding ribosome biogenesis factor YjgA; translated protein: MTDFDEQMIPSKTARKREMDALQAVGKRLVELGDADLARIPINDEDLTEAIATAKRIKSREGLRRQMQYIGKLMRQVDTTAIEAALQELDLGQKALARRFHELEGLRDDMLSSELQAGVELAMQRFADADRQRLRQLLVQAAKERSNSKPPAAARKLFRYLRELQELANEDAAS
- a CDS encoding carbon-nitrogen hydrolase family protein; translation: MTNRFAAIQMVSGRSLDENLETAARLLKQAAEQGAELAVLPENFALMAPTESIQALAQHEQQASQLRHFLADQAASLKLWLLGGTLPLPADDGRSYAASLAYDSDGVCRAEYHKIHLFDADVGDAQQQYRESDSYAPGDQPCVFDSPFGRIGVAVCYDLRFPELFRQMMDPGMDVLLVPAAFTRRTGLAHWLPLLRARAIENQIAVVAANQGGIHSRRRQTSGGSCIIDSWGTVLSEMGFGEGVALADIDLAEQQALRQRMPVMQHRRF
- a CDS encoding YhdP family protein — translated: MQGLIRRAYAVLWSVALLLLVLLALYASLGRQYIGLVSRYQSDIFVQLEGLTGIPLAAEKLEGSWSGLSPVLNVSQLDIGNGAIIIDQARVVLDPIGSLLGAAPRLKQLKLGSLTLHLRQDDGGRWYLPGISTSGGGGSFDSLLDLILAVRRASMQHLDLYLHFSDGSQSRIQSEDFSWLSDGEFRRSYANLRADDSGEIQLLAEALGDPRDRRFSATAYIALDSSRFSALAPLFNDQALIHSKVDGQLWLEWEAGRRMGITGELSADNLAIGSLWGSDESFQNVQMVFNGRHQNGFWRAGFRRFAADWREQELSLDGLLMSHPDVSTWQFSLPSLALDSGAELLRDSGALSDSLTELLNTLQPGGKLERVSVDLKSGEQPEFALRSELHGLRLSPWHGAPGVTGLSGYLEVTRDRGRLLIDSDALELSFPDLYPAPFQLTDFSTELQWKIADQRLALHSGPIVAKDGESPLRALLRLDLPFEAGAEVGPAMTLAVSGTQLSLAAARRYAPDILSDGLLAWLDGSLKAGVADRAEFIYRGSLRSDEHDLRTVQLALDVSELGLQFQTDWPALNAARAAVYLDDGQLWGSGDGMSINGIALSDVAVSIAPNERDIPQLNVGASARASFAEVQALFRDSPIGALSGNVIDGWRGEGESRAKVSVQLPLEGRALPAVEVEADINLPLLWLPDIKLSLSQITGPLYYSTEKGLRSPSLRGRLFGEALKASIRQEKSEVRIDASSMIDAADVQRWLDQPAMGFLQGRTRVDMVLRAGGDQSGVEIRSDMQGISVRLPQPLYKASNEPLPLRVNAGLGSDAPPLTVALGELFQLHYQQRGDESAVAIALGKGASAELRGNTVSVTGTLDFAAMDQWQLALTRFLELQNQKQHNTGSGESLPVIVDRLQVGELDALGQMLHDAVISARSDESVWTLRVDSRELAGNIEVPMTEAEPYVLMFERLALPALSTEQVAGESGLASVDPRSLPILDVDIEQLSLGGKDYGRVGFDLRPDARGAHFMSLRGQLLGVDLGDAKRESQLHWWVDDSGEHRSQLRGKFAVRDLGEVLKRLDYDKALETTSGSFDLNLSWPGAPDAWQMSESQGRLRFLLKNGRFLKSSDAASGTLRALSIFNMANIVRRLKFDFRDVFSKGIHFDEMKGELGFANQRLYLTEPMDVSGPSSRFQMSGNINLLNEALDMRLVATLPVGSNLPWVAALVGGLPAAAGAFVVTKVFEEQVDSFSSAVYDIGGTVQKPELSFERIFDASESGPKSVKEASK
- the rng gene encoding ribonuclease G, with the translated sequence MSEEILINVTPVETRVAVVENGVLQEVYIERSRSKGIVGNIYQGKVVRVLPGMQAAFVDVGLERTSFIHASDIASLAQDGSDHADIRSKIREGQQLTVQVTKDPMGTKGARLTTHLSVSSRYLVYMPGAGHLGVSHRIDDEDERQRLRELMETILREGTEDGSLPPDGYILRTAAEGAGEDELRADVDFLQRLWQAVQRRMKRDPAPSIIYEDLPLFMRTMRDLVRPGLEKVRIDSRESFQRVDEFAKDFLPELRAKLEYYPGERPIFDLYSVEDEIQRALGRKVELKSGGYLIIDQTEAMTTIDINTGAFVGHRNLEETIFKTNLEAAAALARQLRLRNLGGIIIIDFIDMKDPEHRRQVLRALERAMEKDYAKTSITGVSELGLVEMTRKRTRESLEHVLCEPCRFCHGRGSLKSPETVCYEVFREILREARAYESKSLLVLASQEVVDRLLDEESASVADLEEFIGASIQFQVEAMYTQEQFDVILL
- a CDS encoding Maf family protein, whose amino-acid sequence is MNLILASASPRRAELLDQLGVSYRVCPADIDETPRSGEPPGRYVARMAREKAAASTISDGAIVLAADTAIALDGDILGKPENRDDARAMLWRLSGRRHEVITSVALRGAGQLLAEQVVTAVWFGELSERRISAYLDTGEADDKAGSYGIQGRGAQFVARIDGSYSGVVGLPLYETAGLLRTLGMMVE
- the mreD gene encoding rod shape-determining protein MreD — encoded protein: MDVHPQRLIFIGLSLLMAMLLSLTPLSGTLIWLRPDWLLLVLIFWLLVLPERIGIALCWLCGLVQDILLGSVLGQNAFSLAVVAYIIQISYQQLRMFSLRKQAALIGLLELFRILVEQWAQSLNGLPYTYWQVFLPVLSTALLWLILRPTMSVLQRLFVAY